Proteins from a genomic interval of Amycolatopsis sp. cg13:
- a CDS encoding Asp23/Gls24 family envelope stress response protein yields the protein MASTTDTAAKSQDVEKVSAGPLTSSQGTTTVADVVVQKIAGLATREIHGVHALGGGAARAFSALRERIPGATASAGQGVSVEVGEKQAAVDLQIVVEYGVAIADVARSIRRNVISAVEGMTGLEVVEVNINVGDLHLPSDDEEDASGDSGRVQ from the coding sequence ATGGCTTCGACGACTGACACGGCGGCCAAGTCCCAGGACGTGGAGAAGGTCAGCGCCGGGCCGCTGACCAGTTCGCAGGGGACGACCACGGTCGCGGACGTGGTGGTGCAGAAGATCGCCGGGCTGGCGACGCGGGAGATCCACGGGGTGCACGCACTGGGTGGCGGCGCGGCTCGGGCGTTTTCCGCGCTGCGCGAGCGGATCCCGGGCGCGACGGCGTCGGCCGGACAGGGCGTTTCGGTCGAGGTGGGGGAGAAGCAGGCCGCGGTGGACCTGCAGATCGTGGTCGAGTACGGCGTCGCGATCGCGGACGTCGCGCGCTCGATCCGGCGGAACGTGATCAGCGCGGTGGAAGGCATGACCGGGCTGGAGGTGGTCGAGGTCAACATCAACGTGGGCGACCTGCACCTGCCGTCCGACGACGAGGAGGACGCGTCCGGCGACAGCGGCCGGGTGCAGTGA
- a CDS encoding nitroreductase family deazaflavin-dependent oxidoreductase, with protein sequence MGRFSLPEQAPKGLDSPVTAAMMKYMARVQTKVFTLTGGRIGSKWRVGAGFRKPVPTLLLEHRGRKSGRLFTTPLLYLRSGDDLVIIASQGGLPKHPQWYFNLLAEPETRVQLKGRRDVPVTARVAPADERRDLWPRLVELYGDFAKYQEWTDREIPVVVLTPR encoded by the coding sequence ATGGGACGCTTTTCCCTTCCCGAACAAGCACCGAAAGGCCTGGACTCGCCGGTGACAGCGGCGATGATGAAGTACATGGCCAGGGTCCAGACCAAGGTCTTCACCCTGACCGGCGGCCGGATCGGCAGCAAATGGCGCGTCGGAGCCGGCTTCCGCAAGCCGGTGCCTACGCTGCTGCTGGAACACCGCGGCCGCAAGTCCGGCCGGCTGTTCACCACCCCGTTGCTGTACCTGCGTTCCGGCGACGACCTGGTCATCATCGCCTCGCAGGGCGGCCTGCCGAAGCATCCGCAGTGGTACTTCAACCTGCTCGCGGAGCCGGAAACCCGCGTGCAGCTGAAGGGCCGCCGCGATGTCCCGGTCACGGCGAGGGTCGCGCCGGCGGACGAGCGGCGCGACCTCTGGCCGCGGCTGGTCGAACTGTACGGCGACTTCGCGAAGTATCAGGAGTGGACGGACCGCGAGATCCCGGTCGTGGTGCTCACTCCTCGCTGA
- a CDS encoding CsbD family protein: MSMGDKIGAKADDFGGKAKEAAGSLTGDEKLENEGKADQAKAGIKEAAENVKDALGDAAGKVKNALKKD, translated from the coding sequence ATGTCGATGGGCGACAAGATCGGCGCCAAGGCAGACGACTTCGGCGGCAAGGCCAAGGAGGCGGCGGGTTCGCTGACCGGCGACGAGAAGCTCGAGAACGAAGGCAAAGCCGACCAGGCGAAGGCCGGGATCAAGGAAGCCGCCGAGAATGTGAAAGACGCTCTCGGCGACGCGGCGGGCAAAGTCAAGAACGCGTTGAAGAAAGACTGA